Proteins encoded together in one Impatiens glandulifera chromosome 1, dImpGla2.1, whole genome shotgun sequence window:
- the LOC124920578 gene encoding probable protein phosphatase 2C 40, producing MMFEETTPDQTEEIKVSFGYHCNGLTSDSSHIQNESRRNLGSFHCLSGAALSANATLANTSICNGFIGAEILPNWDSPKSFRRIPSSPSFSKLDLLSSSLQSNISILSCSPSSASEPSDHDSFLKSTSCVEVEVAGGAAGEDRVQAVCSEENGWLFCAIYDGFNGRDAADFLAGTFYETLSFNLSFLDWELKQDSESLSDNNNKKKKKSLFMDRVLDSLQRALGQAENDFLYMVKQEMEDRPDLVSIGSCVLVALLHGKDLYILNLGDSRAVLATYTDETTLGGENRKLNAIQLTDSHTVDNEAERNRLLRDHPDDPETIVGGKVKGKLKVTRAFGVGYLKKRKMNNALIGILKVQNLVNPPYVSTDPSVNVHNISDSDHFVILGSDGLFDFFSNDEVVKLVDSYMLGNPFGDPATFLLEELVARAADSAGFSMEELMSIPPGRRRKYHDDVTVIVVILGPHKRTTKASTRL from the exons ATGATGTTTGAGGAAACTACACCTGATCAAACTGAAGAGATTAAGGTGAGCTTTGGATATCATTGCAATGGACTTACTAGTGATTCGTCTCACATTCAAAATGAATCTCGAAGAAACCTCGGTTCATTCCATTGCCTGTCTGGAGCAGCTTTAAGTGCCAATGCTACACTAGCCAACACAAGTATATGCAATGGTTTTATTGGAGCAGAGATACTCCCCAACTGGGACTCTCCCAAGTCATTTAGAAGAATTCCCTCATCTCCTTCTTTCTCTAAATTGGATTTATTATCATCCTCTCTTCAGAGTAACATTTCAATCTTGAGTTGTAGTCCTTCAAGTGCTAGTGAACCAAGTGATCATGATTCGTTTTTAAAATCTACAAGCTGCGTGGAAGTTGAGGTTGCAGGAGGGGCAGCTGGGGAAGACAGAGTTCAAGCTGTTTGTTCTGAAGAAAATGGCTGGCTCTTTTGTGCTATCTATGATGGATTCAATGGAAGAGATGCAGCAGATTTCCTTGCTGGTACTTTCTATGAGACCCTCTCGTTCAACCTTAGCTTCCTTGACTGGGAATTGAAACAAGATTCCGAAAGTCTTtctgataataataataagaagaagaaaaagagtttaTTTATGGACAGAGTACTTGACAGCCTCCAACGGGCTCTTGGCCAGGCTGAGAACGACTTCTTGTACATGGTTAAACAAGAAATGGAGGATCGTCCTGATCTAGTATCCATTGGGTCTTGCGTATTGGTTGCACTTCTCCATGGGAAGGACTTGTACATTCTCAATTTGGGCGACAGTCGAGCTGTTTTGGCTACCTACACTGATGAAACTACTTTAGGTGGCGAGAACAGGAAGTTGAATGCAATCCAGCTCACTGACAGTCATACAGTTGACAATGAAGCTGAAAGAAACCGCCTTTTACGCGATCATCCAGATGACCCTGAGACAATTGTCGGCGGAAAAGTGAAAGGAAAGTTGAAGGTCACTAGGGCGTTTGGAGTGGGATACTTGAAAAAG AGAAAGATGAATAATGCATTAATAGGCATCCTGAAAGTGCAGAATCTTGTAAACCCTCCATATGTTTCGACTGATCCATCAGTAAATGTCCACAACATATCAGATTCAGACCATTTTGTTATACTTGGAAGCGACGGTTTATTTGACTTCTTTAGCAATGATGAAGTGGTTAAACTGGTTGATTCATACATGTTGGGAAATCCTTTTGGAGACCCAGCAACATTTCTTCTCGAAGAACTTGTTGCAAGAGCAGCTGATTCTGCAG GTTTCAGCATGGAAGAACTAATGAGCATCCCTCCTGGTAGGAGAAGAAAATATCACGACGATGTAACTGTAATCGTTGTCATACTTGGCCCACATAAACGCACGACTAAGGCGTCCACTCGTCTGTAA